The Streptomyces sp. NBC_00670 genome window below encodes:
- a CDS encoding (Fe-S)-binding protein — translation MRVALFLTCVNDTLYPDTGRAVVKLLTRLGVEVDFPMAQTCCGQAHYNTGYRHEAEPLARNYAEVFAEYEAIVTPSGSCGAMVRELYPRMGERARAEGRGDTLARTLAPVVPKTYELTEFLVDVLGVTDVGAYYPHTVTYHPTCHGLRSLGLGDRPLKLLRAVKGLELAELPGAEECCGFGGTFAVKNADVSTAMGVDKVRNAESTGAGTLCAADNSCLMHIGGTMSRLKVGMRPVHLAEILASTEEEPLV, via the coding sequence ATGCGTGTCGCCCTCTTCCTGACCTGCGTCAACGACACGCTCTATCCCGACACGGGACGTGCCGTGGTGAAGCTGCTGACGAGGCTCGGGGTCGAGGTGGACTTCCCCATGGCCCAGACCTGCTGCGGGCAGGCGCACTACAACACCGGTTACCGGCACGAGGCCGAGCCGCTGGCCCGGAACTACGCCGAGGTCTTCGCGGAGTACGAGGCGATCGTGACGCCGTCCGGTTCGTGCGGGGCGATGGTGCGGGAACTGTATCCGCGGATGGGCGAGCGGGCGCGGGCCGAGGGCCGGGGCGACACCCTGGCCCGGACGCTGGCGCCGGTCGTGCCGAAGACGTACGAACTGACGGAGTTCCTGGTCGACGTGCTGGGCGTGACCGACGTCGGCGCCTACTACCCGCACACGGTGACCTACCACCCCACCTGCCACGGGCTGCGCTCGCTCGGCCTCGGGGACCGGCCGCTGAAGCTGCTGCGGGCGGTGAAGGGACTGGAGCTGGCGGAGCTGCCGGGCGCCGAGGAGTGCTGCGGCTTCGGCGGCACCTTCGCGGTGAAGAACGCCGACGTGTCCACCGCGATGGGCGTCGACAAGGTCCGCAACGCGGAGTCCACCGGCGCCGGGACGCTGTGCGCCGCGGACAACTCGTGTCTGATGCACATCGGCGGCACGATGAGCCGGCTGAAGGTGGGCATGCGGCCGGTGCACCTCGCGGAGATCCTGGCGAGCACGGAAGAGGAGCCCCTGGTATGA
- a CDS encoding rhamnulokinase produces the protein MSLKAYAAVDLGASSGRVMVGRVGPDSLELTEAHRFPNRPVRVPEGLRWDVLGLYRGVLDGLKAAGRVDSVGIDSWAVDYGLLDADGALLGNPVHYRDARTEGVAERVWETVPAAELYAATGLQYAPFNTLYQLVAARGTAQLEQAKRLLLIPDLLAYWLTGEQGTELTNASTTQLVDPRTGDWSYDVAARLGIGLELFAPLRRPGDPAGMLRPGVLEETGLTGPVPVTTVGSHDTASAVAAVPADGERFAYICTGTWSLAGLELDAPVLTEASRAANFTNELGLDGTVRYLRNIMGLWLLQECVRAWGDPDLGPLLRAAGEVPALRSVVDAGDAAFLAPGHMPERIAEACRVTGQPVPDSPAEITRVILDSLALAHRRAVVEAQSLADHPVDVVHIVGGGTRNTLLCQLTADACGLPVVSGPTEAAALGNVLVQARAHGLVGDRAGMRRLLTRTQPLTRYEPRGDTAAWRAAEARLAGFSGLSGREAESAAV, from the coding sequence ATGAGCCTCAAGGCCTACGCCGCGGTCGACCTCGGCGCGTCCAGCGGGCGCGTCATGGTCGGCCGCGTCGGCCCCGACTCGCTGGAGCTGACCGAGGCGCACCGCTTCCCCAACCGTCCGGTGCGGGTCCCCGAGGGGCTGCGCTGGGACGTGCTGGGGCTGTACCGGGGGGTCCTGGACGGCCTGAAGGCGGCAGGGCGGGTGGACTCCGTCGGCATCGACAGCTGGGCCGTGGACTACGGGCTGCTGGACGCGGACGGGGCGCTGCTCGGCAACCCGGTGCACTACCGGGACGCCCGCACCGAGGGCGTCGCCGAGCGGGTGTGGGAGACGGTGCCGGCGGCCGAGCTGTACGCGGCGACCGGACTGCAGTACGCGCCGTTCAACACCCTGTACCAGCTGGTGGCCGCCCGCGGCACCGCCCAACTGGAGCAGGCGAAGCGGCTGTTGCTCATCCCTGACCTGCTGGCGTACTGGCTCACCGGTGAGCAGGGCACGGAGCTGACCAACGCCTCCACCACCCAGCTCGTCGACCCCCGTACCGGCGACTGGTCGTACGACGTGGCCGCACGGCTCGGCATCGGCCTGGAGCTGTTCGCGCCGCTGCGGCGGCCGGGCGACCCGGCCGGGATGCTGCGCCCGGGGGTGCTGGAGGAGACCGGGCTGACCGGCCCGGTGCCGGTGACCACCGTCGGCTCGCACGACACCGCCTCCGCGGTGGCGGCGGTCCCGGCGGACGGTGAGCGGTTCGCGTACATCTGCACCGGGACCTGGTCGCTGGCCGGTCTGGAGCTGGACGCGCCCGTGCTCACCGAGGCGAGCCGGGCGGCCAACTTCACCAACGAGCTGGGCCTGGACGGCACGGTCCGCTATCTGCGCAACATCATGGGCCTGTGGCTGCTCCAGGAGTGCGTACGCGCCTGGGGCGACCCGGACCTCGGTCCGCTGCTGCGGGCGGCGGGCGAGGTGCCGGCGCTGCGGTCGGTGGTGGACGCGGGGGACGCCGCGTTCCTCGCGCCCGGGCACATGCCCGAGCGGATCGCGGAGGCGTGCCGGGTCACCGGGCAGCCGGTGCCGGACTCCCCCGCCGAGATCACCCGGGTCATCCTCGACTCGCTCGCGCTGGCTCACCGCAGGGCGGTCGTGGAGGCACAGTCGCTCGCCGACCATCCGGTCGACGTGGTGCACATCGTCGGCGGCGGCACCCGCAACACGCTGCTGTGCCAGCTGACGGCGGACGCCTGCGGGCTGCCGGTGGTGTCCGGGCCGACCGAGGCGGCCGCGCTGGGCAACGTGCTGGTGCAGGCGCGCGCGCACGGGCTGGTCGGCGACCGGGCCGGGATGCGCCGGCTGCTGACCCGTACCCAGCCGCTCACGCGGTACGAGCCGCGCGGCGACACCGCCGCCTGGCGGGCGGCCGAGGCCCGGCTCGCCGGGTTCTCCGGGCTCTCCGGCCGGGAGGCCGAGTCCGCCGCCGTATGA
- a CDS encoding bifunctional aldolase/short-chain dehydrogenase yields MAPHPAAEELLARSRRLGADPRNTNYAGGNTSAKGTETDPVTGGDVELMWVKGSGGDLGTLTEGGLAVLRLDRLRALKGVYPGVEREDEMVAAFDYCLHGKGGAAPSIDTAMHGLVDAVHVDHLHPDSGIALACAADGKKLTAECFGDTVVWVPWRRPGFQLGLDIAAVKEANPRAIGCVLGGHGITAWGDTAEECERNSLHIIRTAETFLAERGKAEPFGPVIEGYEALGAAERRERAAALAPYVRAIASQDRPQVGHFNDADVVLDFVSRAEHPRLAALGTSCPDHFLRTKVRPLVLDLAPTVPVEEAVARLKELHAEYRAEYAAYYERHAEPGSPAMRGADPAIVLVPGVGMFSFGKDKQTARVAGEFYVNAINVMRGAEAVSTYAPIEESEKFRIEYWALEEAKLQRMPKPKPLATRVALVTGAGSGIGKAIAHRLVAEGACVVVADLNAENAAAVAEELGGADKAVAVTVNVTDEEQIADAFKAAVLAFGGVDLVVNNAGISISKPLLETSAKDWDLQHDIMARGSFLVSREAARVMIAQELGGDIVYIASKNAVFAGPNNIAYSATKADQAHQVRLLAAELGEHGIRVNGVNPDGVVRGSGIFAGGWGAQRAATYGIEEEKLGEFYAQRTILKREVLPEHVANAVFALTGGELTHTTGLHVPVDAGVAAAFLR; encoded by the coding sequence ATGGCACCCCATCCCGCTGCCGAAGAACTGCTCGCGCGGTCGCGTCGGCTCGGCGCCGACCCTCGCAACACCAACTACGCCGGCGGCAACACGTCCGCCAAGGGCACCGAGACCGACCCCGTCACCGGTGGTGACGTGGAGCTGATGTGGGTCAAGGGGTCCGGCGGTGACCTCGGGACCCTGACCGAGGGCGGGCTCGCCGTGCTGCGGCTGGACCGGCTGCGGGCGCTGAAGGGCGTCTACCCGGGCGTCGAGCGCGAGGACGAGATGGTCGCCGCGTTCGACTACTGCCTGCATGGCAAGGGCGGCGCCGCCCCCTCCATCGACACCGCCATGCACGGTCTGGTGGACGCCGTCCACGTCGACCATCTGCACCCCGACTCCGGCATCGCGCTGGCCTGCGCGGCCGACGGGAAGAAGCTGACCGCCGAGTGCTTCGGCGACACCGTGGTGTGGGTGCCGTGGCGGCGGCCCGGGTTCCAGCTCGGCCTGGACATCGCCGCCGTCAAGGAGGCCAACCCGCGGGCCATCGGCTGCGTCCTGGGCGGGCACGGCATCACCGCGTGGGGCGACACCGCCGAGGAGTGCGAGCGCAACTCGCTGCACATCATCCGTACCGCCGAGACGTTCCTCGCCGAGCGCGGCAAGGCGGAGCCCTTCGGCCCGGTGATCGAGGGCTACGAGGCTCTCGGCGCGGCCGAGCGGCGGGAGCGGGCGGCGGCGCTGGCGCCGTACGTGCGGGCGATCGCCTCGCAGGACCGGCCGCAGGTCGGGCACTTCAACGACGCGGACGTCGTGCTGGACTTCGTCTCCCGCGCCGAGCACCCGCGCCTCGCGGCGCTGGGCACCTCCTGCCCGGACCACTTCCTGCGCACCAAGGTCCGCCCGCTCGTCCTCGACCTGGCGCCGACCGTGCCGGTGGAGGAGGCCGTGGCGCGGCTGAAGGAGCTGCACGCGGAGTACCGCGCGGAGTACGCCGCCTACTACGAGCGGCACGCCGAGCCCGGCTCCCCCGCGATGCGCGGCGCCGACCCGGCGATCGTGCTGGTCCCGGGCGTGGGCATGTTCTCCTTCGGCAAGGACAAGCAGACCGCGCGGGTGGCCGGCGAGTTCTACGTCAACGCCATCAACGTGATGCGCGGCGCGGAGGCCGTCTCGACGTACGCGCCGATCGAGGAGTCGGAGAAGTTCCGCATCGAGTACTGGGCGCTGGAGGAGGCCAAGCTCCAGCGGATGCCGAAGCCGAAGCCGCTGGCGACCCGGGTGGCGCTGGTGACCGGCGCGGGCAGCGGCATCGGCAAGGCGATCGCGCACCGGCTGGTGGCCGAGGGCGCGTGTGTGGTCGTCGCCGATCTGAACGCCGAGAACGCGGCCGCCGTCGCCGAGGAGCTGGGCGGGGCGGACAAGGCCGTCGCGGTCACCGTGAACGTGACGGACGAGGAGCAGATCGCGGACGCCTTCAAGGCGGCCGTGCTCGCCTTCGGCGGCGTCGACCTGGTCGTCAACAACGCCGGCATCTCCATCTCCAAGCCGCTCCTGGAGACCTCCGCGAAGGACTGGGACCTCCAGCACGACATCATGGCCCGCGGTTCGTTCCTCGTCTCCCGCGAGGCGGCCCGGGTGATGATCGCGCAGGAGCTGGGCGGCGACATCGTCTACATCGCCTCCAAGAACGCCGTCTTCGCCGGTCCGAACAACATCGCCTACTCGGCGACCAAGGCCGACCAGGCGCACCAGGTGCGGCTGCTCGCGGCCGAGCTGGGCGAGCACGGCATCCGGGTCAACGGGGTCAACCCCGACGGCGTGGTGCGCGGTTCGGGCATCTTCGCCGGGGGCTGGGGCGCCCAGCGGGCGGCGACGTACGGCATCGAGGAGGAGAAGCTGGGCGAGTTCTACGCCCAGCGGACCATCCTCAAGCGCGAGGTGCTCCCGGAGCACGTCGCCAATGCCGTGTTCGCGCTGACCGGCGGGGAGCTGACGCACACCACCGGGCTGCACGTCCCGGTCGACGCCGGCGTCGCCGCCGCGTTTCTGCGATGA
- the rhaI gene encoding L-rhamnose isomerase: MTELAAVKAALKTQAIETPSWAYGNSGTRFKVFAQQGVPRDPREKLDDAAKVHEFTGAAPTVALHIPWDKVDDYAALAKHAEERGVKIGAINSNTFQDDDYRLGSICAPDAKVRRKAVDHLLECVDIMDATGSRDLKLWFADGTNYPGQDDLRTRQDRLAEGLAEVYERLGENQRMLLEYKFFEPAFYATDVPDWGTAYAHCLKLGEKAQVVVDTGHHAPGTNIEFIVATLLREGKLGAFDFNSRFYADDDLMVGAADPFQLFRIMYEVIRGGGFTSDIAFMLDQCHNIEAKIPAIIRSVMNVQEATAKALLVDGEALGAAQRAGDVLEANAVLMDAYNTDVRPLLRELREESGLAPDPIAAYRSSGWQEKIVAERVGGKQAGWGA, translated from the coding sequence GTGACCGAGCTCGCCGCGGTGAAGGCCGCCCTCAAGACCCAGGCCATCGAGACGCCGTCGTGGGCGTACGGCAACTCGGGAACCCGGTTCAAGGTCTTCGCCCAACAGGGCGTGCCCCGCGACCCGCGCGAGAAGCTGGACGACGCCGCCAAGGTCCACGAGTTCACGGGCGCGGCCCCGACGGTCGCCCTGCACATCCCCTGGGACAAGGTCGACGACTACGCCGCCCTGGCCAAGCACGCCGAGGAACGCGGCGTGAAGATTGGCGCGATCAATTCGAACACCTTCCAGGACGACGACTACCGGCTCGGCAGCATCTGCGCCCCCGACGCGAAGGTGCGCCGCAAGGCGGTCGACCACCTCCTTGAGTGCGTCGACATCATGGACGCCACCGGCTCCCGCGACCTGAAGCTGTGGTTCGCCGACGGCACCAACTACCCCGGCCAGGACGACCTGCGCACCCGCCAGGACCGGCTGGCCGAGGGCCTCGCCGAGGTCTACGAGCGCCTCGGCGAGAACCAGCGGATGCTGCTCGAGTACAAGTTCTTCGAGCCGGCCTTCTACGCCACGGACGTCCCGGACTGGGGCACCGCCTACGCGCACTGCCTCAAGCTCGGCGAGAAGGCCCAGGTCGTCGTCGACACCGGCCACCACGCCCCCGGCACCAACATCGAGTTCATCGTGGCCACGCTGCTGCGCGAGGGCAAGCTCGGCGCCTTCGACTTCAACTCCCGCTTCTACGCCGACGACGACCTGATGGTCGGCGCGGCCGACCCCTTCCAGCTCTTCCGGATCATGTACGAGGTCATCCGGGGCGGCGGCTTCACCTCCGACATCGCGTTCATGCTCGACCAGTGCCACAACATCGAGGCGAAGATCCCGGCGATCATCCGCTCGGTGATGAACGTCCAGGAGGCGACGGCGAAGGCGCTGCTCGTCGACGGCGAGGCGCTGGGGGCGGCCCAGCGGGCGGGGGACGTGCTGGAGGCGAACGCGGTGCTGATGGACGCGTACAACACGGACGTGCGTCCGCTGCTTCGTGAGCTGCGGGAGGAGTCGGGGCTGGCCCCGGACCCCATCGCGGCGTATCGCTCCAGCGGGTGGCAGGAGAAGATCGTCGCGGAGCGGGTGGGAGGCAAGCAGGCGGGTTGGGGCGCCTGA
- a CDS encoding sugar ABC transporter ATP-binding protein, with amino-acid sequence MTQPADKGPVPVLALKGISKSFGAVRALRDVSLELFPGEVHALAGENGAGKSTLIKTLAGVHRPDSGQVLLDGEPTVFHGPGDARDAGIAVIYQEPTLFPDLSIAENIFMGRQPRRALGRIDHKATHAATAALMTRLGVDLDPDRPASGLSIADQQIVEIAKALSFDARVLIMDEPTAALTGSEVARLFGVVRTLREQGAAVLFISHRLEEIFDICQQVTTLRDGAWIASEPLAGMTEDDLVRRMVGRDLDELYPKQDVKAGEVALSVRRLTREGVFTDVSFEVRRGEIVGLAGLVGAGRTEVARAVFGIDRWDAGEVELDGRKLTNGAPSTAMAAGLALVPEDRRAQGLVMDMSIERNIGLTGLRTTVKAGLMDRGAERSRSLDWAVKLQVKYARIADTVNTLSGGNQQKVVLAKWLATGPKVLIVDEPTRGIDVGTKAEVHRLLSELAADGVAVLMISSDLPEILGMADRVLVMHEGRLTAEIPRSDATEETVMAAATGRAAA; translated from the coding sequence ATGACCCAGCCGGCCGACAAGGGCCCGGTCCCCGTGCTCGCACTGAAGGGCATTTCGAAGTCCTTCGGCGCCGTGCGCGCCCTGAGGGACGTGTCCCTGGAACTGTTCCCCGGCGAGGTGCACGCCCTCGCCGGCGAGAACGGTGCGGGCAAGTCGACCCTCATCAAGACACTCGCGGGAGTGCACCGGCCCGACTCCGGGCAGGTCCTGCTCGACGGCGAGCCGACCGTGTTCCACGGTCCGGGCGACGCACGGGATGCCGGCATCGCCGTGATCTACCAGGAACCGACCCTCTTTCCCGATCTGTCGATCGCCGAGAACATCTTCATGGGCCGCCAGCCGCGGCGCGCGCTCGGCCGTATCGACCACAAGGCCACCCACGCGGCCACGGCCGCGCTGATGACGCGGCTCGGCGTGGACCTCGACCCCGACCGCCCGGCCAGCGGGCTGTCCATCGCGGACCAGCAGATCGTCGAGATCGCCAAGGCGCTCTCCTTCGACGCCCGCGTCCTCATCATGGACGAGCCCACCGCCGCCCTCACCGGCAGCGAGGTCGCCCGCCTCTTCGGCGTGGTGCGCACGCTGCGCGAACAGGGCGCCGCGGTGCTGTTCATCTCGCACCGGCTGGAGGAGATCTTCGACATCTGCCAGCAGGTGACGACGCTGCGCGACGGTGCCTGGATCGCCAGCGAGCCGCTCGCGGGCATGACCGAGGACGACCTGGTCCGCCGCATGGTCGGCCGCGACCTCGACGAGCTCTACCCCAAGCAGGACGTCAAGGCCGGCGAGGTGGCGCTCAGCGTCCGCCGGCTGACCCGCGAGGGCGTCTTCACCGACGTCTCCTTCGAGGTGCGGCGCGGCGAGATCGTCGGCCTGGCCGGACTCGTCGGCGCCGGGCGCACCGAGGTGGCCAGGGCGGTGTTCGGCATCGACCGCTGGGACGCCGGCGAGGTCGAGCTCGACGGACGCAAGCTCACCAACGGCGCCCCCTCCACCGCGATGGCCGCCGGGCTCGCCCTGGTCCCCGAGGACCGCCGCGCCCAGGGCCTGGTGATGGACATGTCCATCGAACGCAACATCGGGCTCACCGGTCTGCGTACGACCGTCAAGGCCGGCCTCATGGACCGCGGCGCCGAACGCAGCCGCTCCCTGGACTGGGCCGTCAAGCTCCAGGTCAAGTACGCGCGGATCGCCGACACCGTCAACACGCTGTCCGGCGGCAACCAGCAGAAGGTCGTCCTCGCCAAGTGGCTGGCCACCGGCCCCAAGGTGCTGATCGTCGACGAGCCCACCCGCGGCATCGACGTCGGCACCAAGGCCGAGGTGCACCGCCTGCTCAGCGAGCTGGCCGCCGACGGCGTCGCCGTCCTGATGATCTCCTCCGACCTGCCCGAGATCCTCGGCATGGCCGACCGCGTCCTCGTCATGCACGAGGGCCGGCTCACCGCCGAGATCCCCCGCTCCGACGCCACCGAGGAAACCGTGATGGCCGCTGCCACCGGGAGGGCCGCCGCATGA
- a CDS encoding ABC transporter permease: MTVTTPHPAATDEAPKSSGTRLVDRVFKMRELAILVVFLVMIALTQAGNSEFLSEQGIKDLLLNATILVLVATGQSLVVITRNVDLSVGSTLGISAFAAGIYLQGGGNPVIAIVLAVLLGIGFGLLNGLLVSLGQVPALVVTLGTLYIIRGIDSIWVGSRQITAADLPNGFVKFGSGGLSAVPWLALIALVVLVGTAYYLKQFGSGRELYALGSNPEAARLAGIPVRKRILVAYTFCGALAGLAGALYLARFGNVDSGTGNGYELTVVSAVVVGGVVFTGGSGSVYGAALGALLLTSINSVLPALGVSSVWVLAINGVLLILAIAVDRIVALRVANSLKKRNARHA, encoded by the coding sequence ATGACGGTGACCACTCCCCACCCCGCCGCCACCGACGAGGCGCCCAAGTCCAGCGGCACCCGGCTGGTCGACCGCGTCTTCAAGATGCGCGAACTCGCCATCCTCGTCGTCTTCCTGGTGATGATCGCCCTCACCCAGGCCGGCAACAGCGAGTTCCTGTCCGAACAGGGCATCAAGGACCTGCTGCTCAACGCGACCATCCTGGTGCTGGTCGCCACCGGCCAGTCCCTGGTCGTCATCACCCGCAACGTCGACCTGTCGGTCGGCTCCACCCTCGGCATCAGCGCCTTCGCCGCGGGCATCTACCTCCAGGGCGGCGGCAACCCCGTCATCGCGATCGTGCTCGCCGTGCTGCTCGGCATCGGCTTCGGTCTGCTCAACGGACTGCTCGTCAGCCTCGGCCAGGTGCCCGCGCTCGTCGTCACCCTCGGCACGCTCTACATCATCCGCGGCATCGACTCCATCTGGGTCGGCTCCCGGCAGATCACCGCGGCCGACCTGCCCAACGGCTTCGTGAAGTTCGGCTCCGGCGGTCTGTCCGCCGTGCCGTGGCTCGCGCTGATCGCCCTGGTGGTGCTCGTCGGCACCGCCTACTACCTCAAGCAGTTCGGCAGCGGCCGCGAGCTGTACGCGCTCGGCTCCAACCCGGAGGCCGCCCGGCTGGCCGGCATCCCCGTCCGCAAGCGGATCCTCGTCGCCTACACCTTCTGCGGCGCCCTCGCGGGCCTGGCCGGCGCGCTCTACCTCGCCCGGTTCGGCAACGTCGACTCCGGCACCGGCAACGGCTACGAACTCACCGTCGTCAGCGCCGTCGTCGTCGGCGGCGTCGTCTTCACCGGCGGCTCCGGCAGCGTCTACGGCGCGGCCCTCGGCGCCCTGCTGCTGACCTCCATCAACAGCGTGCTGCCCGCCCTCGGCGTCAGCTCCGTCTGGGTGCTCGCCATCAACGGTGTGCTGCTCATCCTGGCCATCGCGGTCGACCGGATCGTCGCCCTGCGCGTGGCCAACAGCCTGAAGAAGAGGAACGCCCGCCATGCCTGA